The Corynebacterium tuberculostearicum genome window below encodes:
- the phoU gene encoding phosphate signaling complex protein PhoU, whose product MRAAYREHLDNFSHDLIVMCDTVRDIMDKASLALLQGALDSAEDALTMAEELDEIRARCSERAVKLLALENPMAQDLRQVVSSIYIVEDLYRMGRLSQHIADSARRRHPDTVVPANYIGYFEEMYRLTEEMGSVLHDILVTPDADLSVNLRADDDAVDDINSHILRILTQREWEGSVREAVETSQITRYYERYADHCVSVAGHIIYLTTGLLPNAYAKKLEEDKKDADFEARMADLERQFRR is encoded by the coding sequence ATGCGTGCCGCTTACAGGGAACACCTAGACAATTTCTCCCACGACCTCATCGTGATGTGCGATACCGTTCGCGACATCATGGATAAGGCCTCCTTGGCGCTGCTGCAAGGCGCCTTGGACTCCGCGGAAGATGCCCTCACCATGGCTGAGGAGCTAGATGAGATCCGCGCTCGGTGCTCTGAGCGTGCTGTAAAACTCTTGGCCCTGGAAAACCCCATGGCACAGGATCTCCGCCAGGTTGTCTCCTCCATCTATATCGTGGAGGATCTCTACCGGATGGGCCGGCTTTCCCAGCACATCGCGGACTCCGCGCGCCGCCGCCACCCTGACACCGTGGTACCGGCGAATTACATCGGCTACTTCGAGGAAATGTACCGTCTCACTGAAGAAATGGGGTCGGTCCTGCACGATATCCTCGTCACCCCTGATGCGGATTTGTCCGTCAACCTCCGTGCCGACGATGATGCGGTGGATGATATCAACTCCCATATTCTGCGCATCCTGACTCAGCGCGAATGGGAAGGCAGCGTGCGTGAAGCAGTTGAGACCTCACAAATTACGCGTTACTACGAGCGCTATGCGGACCACTGCGTCTCCGTGGCCGGCCACATCATCTATCTGACCACGGGTCTTTTGCCCAATGCCTATGCCAAGAAGCTAGAAGAGGACAAAAAGGACGCCGACTTCGAAGCACGGATGGCAGATCTCGAGCGTCAATTCCGCCGTTAG
- the pstB gene encoding phosphate ABC transporter ATP-binding protein PstB has product MSKLALNDVNIFYGDFHAVQNVNMQIPAQAVTAFIGPSGCGKSTVLRTINRMHEVIPGAYVKGEILLDGTNIYGPKVDPVSVRNTIGMVFQKANPFPTMSIEDNVVAGLKLSGEKNKKKLKEVAEKSLRGANLWDEVKDRLDKPGGGLSGGQQQRLCIARAIAVEPEVLLMDEPCSALDPISTLAVEDLIHELKENFTIVIVTHNMQQAARVSDKTGFFSLEATGKPGHLVEFDDTTKIFENPSQKETEDYISGRFG; this is encoded by the coding sequence ATGTCTAAGCTCGCGCTCAATGACGTGAACATTTTTTACGGCGACTTCCACGCCGTGCAGAACGTGAATATGCAGATTCCGGCCCAGGCCGTGACCGCATTCATCGGCCCTTCCGGCTGTGGTAAGTCCACCGTGCTGCGCACCATCAACCGCATGCACGAGGTCATCCCCGGCGCCTACGTGAAGGGCGAAATCCTGCTCGATGGCACCAATATTTACGGACCGAAGGTCGACCCGGTATCCGTACGCAACACCATCGGCATGGTCTTCCAGAAGGCTAACCCGTTCCCCACGATGTCCATCGAGGACAACGTCGTGGCAGGCCTGAAGCTGTCCGGTGAAAAGAACAAGAAGAAGCTCAAGGAAGTCGCGGAGAAATCCCTGCGCGGCGCCAACTTGTGGGACGAGGTTAAGGACCGCCTGGACAAGCCAGGCGGCGGCCTCTCCGGTGGTCAGCAGCAGCGTCTGTGCATCGCCCGCGCTATCGCCGTGGAGCCAGAGGTGCTACTCATGGACGAGCCTTGCTCCGCACTGGACCCGATTTCCACCCTCGCTGTGGAGGACCTCATCCACGAGCTGAAGGAAAACTTCACCATCGTCATCGTGACCCACAACATGCAGCAGGCAGCCCGCGTGTCCGATAAGACCGGCTTCTTCTCCCTAGAAGCAACCGGCAAGCCGGGCCACCTGGTGGAGTTCGACGACACCACCAAGATCTTCGAGAATCCTTCCCAGAAGGAGACCGAGGATTACATCTCTGGACGCTTTGGCTAA
- the pstA gene encoding phosphate ABC transporter permease PstA — protein sequence MTTTTNAKPASQGGATFLDISGSRKMTNNIATAVVWGAMILAMIPLVWVLWELIARGSGVILNPEWWTASQRGIMNSSAGGGAAHAIVGTFVQTILASIISIPIGIFTAIYLVEYSKGGWLGRITTFMVDILSGVPSIVAALFIFAMWITLFGFGRSGFAVALSLVLLMIPIVVRNTEEMLRVVPMDLREASYALGVPKWKTIARIVLPTALSGIVTGIMLAIARVMGESSPVLVLVGSSSVINWDAFKGSQSSLPLMMLDMYKAGAQPAVLDKLWGAALTLVILIAVLNIAARIVSAKFSVKK from the coding sequence ATGACTACGACTACTAATGCCAAGCCTGCCTCCCAAGGCGGCGCGACCTTCCTGGATATCTCCGGCTCCCGCAAGATGACCAATAACATCGCCACCGCGGTGGTCTGGGGCGCAATGATTCTGGCCATGATTCCGCTGGTGTGGGTTCTGTGGGAACTCATCGCCCGCGGCAGTGGCGTCATCCTCAACCCTGAGTGGTGGACCGCCTCCCAGCGCGGCATCATGAATAGCTCTGCCGGCGGCGGTGCCGCTCACGCCATCGTTGGTACCTTCGTCCAGACCATTCTGGCCTCCATTATCTCTATCCCGATCGGTATCTTTACCGCCATCTACTTGGTGGAGTACTCCAAGGGCGGCTGGCTCGGCCGCATCACCACCTTCATGGTGGACATCCTGTCCGGTGTGCCTTCCATCGTTGCTGCCCTGTTTATCTTCGCCATGTGGATCACCCTGTTCGGCTTCGGCCGCTCCGGCTTCGCCGTGGCGCTGTCCCTGGTGCTGCTGATGATTCCGATCGTGGTGCGCAATACCGAAGAGATGCTACGCGTGGTCCCAATGGATCTGCGTGAGGCATCCTACGCACTCGGCGTTCCGAAGTGGAAGACCATCGCCCGCATCGTTCTGCCTACCGCCCTGTCCGGCATCGTCACCGGCATCATGCTGGCGATTGCCCGCGTGATGGGTGAGTCCTCGCCGGTGCTGGTCTTGGTTGGTTCCTCCTCCGTCATCAACTGGGACGCCTTCAAGGGCTCTCAGTCCTCGCTCCCACTGATGATGCTGGATATGTACAAGGCCGGCGCACAGCCCGCCGTACTGGACAAGCTCTGGGGAGCAGCGTTGACGCTGGTTATCCTCATCGCCGTCCTCAACATTGCGGCCCGCATCGTTTCCGCGAAGTTCTCGGTTAAGAAGTAA
- the pstC gene encoding phosphate ABC transporter permease subunit PstC encodes MADNNLTTAPEQTDANATSAERVSNSGHDEVATTSSNSGVKRPGDRVFEFLSTASATLITVMIAAIAAFLLWRAVPALGVNDGGIMGFFTYGGRWETTDTSAMKFGIPTMFGTTVLISVFALLLAMPVALAIAIFLSNYAPARLVKPLGFLVDMLAAVPSIVYGLWGWQVLGPALSGFYSWMESWAGGFFLFHVFDNSPSFATGRNLFTGGIVLAVMILPIIAATAREVFVQTPPGQVESALALGATRWEVIRMTVLPFGMSGYIAGSMLGLGRALGETMALYMVVSPLIDFRFSLFDGGTTFATAIALASAEFGNEMRAGAYIAAGLMLFLLTFVVNAIARAIVKNK; translated from the coding sequence ATGGCAGACAATAATCTCACCACGGCTCCAGAGCAGACGGATGCAAACGCCACCTCTGCCGAGCGAGTCTCCAACAGCGGACACGACGAGGTAGCTACCACCAGCTCCAATAGCGGCGTTAAGCGCCCAGGCGACCGTGTCTTTGAATTCCTGTCCACTGCTTCGGCAACCCTCATCACCGTTATGATTGCCGCCATTGCCGCCTTCCTGCTGTGGCGTGCGGTTCCCGCCCTAGGCGTTAACGACGGCGGCATCATGGGCTTCTTCACCTATGGCGGACGATGGGAGACCACCGATACCTCTGCGATGAAGTTCGGTATCCCGACCATGTTCGGTACCACCGTTCTCATCTCCGTCTTCGCCCTTCTGCTGGCTATGCCGGTGGCCCTAGCCATCGCCATCTTCCTGTCCAACTACGCGCCTGCCCGCTTGGTTAAGCCGCTCGGCTTCCTCGTGGACATGCTCGCTGCAGTTCCGTCCATCGTCTACGGCCTGTGGGGTTGGCAGGTTCTTGGCCCGGCACTGTCCGGTTTCTACTCCTGGATGGAATCCTGGGCGGGTGGCTTCTTCCTGTTCCACGTCTTCGATAACTCGCCGTCGTTTGCAACCGGCCGCAACCTGTTTACCGGTGGCATCGTGCTTGCCGTGATGATTCTGCCGATCATCGCTGCTACCGCGCGCGAGGTCTTCGTGCAGACCCCTCCGGGCCAGGTGGAATCCGCCCTGGCTCTGGGCGCTACCCGCTGGGAAGTTATCCGCATGACCGTTCTGCCATTCGGTATGTCCGGCTACATCGCCGGCTCCATGCTCGGCCTGGGCCGTGCACTGGGTGAGACCATGGCGCTGTACATGGTTGTCTCCCCGCTGATTGACTTCCGCTTCTCGCTTTTCGACGGCGGCACGACCTTCGCCACGGCCATCGCCCTGGCATCTGCCGAGTTCGGTAACGAGATGCGCGCTGGTGCCTACATCGCCGCCGGCCTCATGCTGTTCTTGCTGACCTTCGTGGTCAACGCAATTGCCCGCGCCATCGTGAAGAATAAGTAA
- the pstS gene encoding phosphate ABC transporter substrate-binding protein PstS, protein MIRNFKRTAAIFGIVAATSTALVACSEESGSSSDSAGGEDVSGELVGDGASSQQNAMSYFQTAFSEDHPDASLSYNASGSGAGVEAFTNGQADFAGSDSALKEDEGEVEAAAKRCDGNEAWHLPTTIGPVAIAYNLGDTEINLSTKTLGKIFKGEIKKWNDKAIAADNEGTDLPDKDITVIFRSDESGTSANFQKFLKAATGDWDSEGKQFPDSVGEGANGSSGVADQVASIDGAITYVEAGFADQKEGEGVKKAKIDFGHGPVELSTESVNKALENLEFKKTDSEHNMVVDSEALFSSDNEGAYPLILTTYNIVCSKGYDEETSKLVKSFFTTVLDHQDDQLAEQGFIPVEGAHLDKLKAAVDALQ, encoded by the coding sequence GTGATTCGCAACTTCAAGCGCACTGCCGCAATCTTCGGCATCGTAGCCGCAACCTCCACCGCTCTCGTAGCTTGCTCTGAGGAGTCTGGCTCCTCCTCCGATTCCGCTGGCGGCGAGGACGTCTCCGGCGAGCTCGTCGGTGACGGCGCATCCTCCCAGCAGAACGCAATGTCCTACTTCCAGACCGCGTTCTCCGAGGATCACCCAGACGCTTCCCTGTCCTACAACGCTTCCGGTTCCGGCGCCGGCGTTGAGGCCTTCACCAATGGCCAGGCTGACTTCGCTGGTTCTGACTCCGCTCTGAAGGAAGACGAGGGTGAGGTCGAGGCTGCTGCTAAGCGTTGCGATGGCAACGAGGCATGGCACCTGCCAACCACCATCGGTCCGGTTGCAATCGCCTACAACCTGGGTGACACCGAGATTAACCTCTCCACCAAGACCCTGGGCAAGATCTTCAAGGGCGAAATCAAGAAGTGGAACGACAAGGCCATCGCTGCTGATAACGAGGGCACTGACCTGCCGGACAAGGACATCACCGTCATCTTCCGTTCTGACGAGTCCGGTACCTCCGCAAACTTCCAGAAGTTCCTGAAGGCCGCTACCGGTGACTGGGACTCCGAGGGCAAGCAGTTCCCAGACTCTGTTGGTGAGGGTGCTAACGGCTCCTCCGGCGTTGCTGACCAGGTTGCAAGCATCGATGGTGCTATCACCTACGTCGAGGCTGGCTTCGCAGACCAGAAGGAAGGCGAGGGCGTCAAGAAGGCCAAGATCGACTTCGGCCACGGCCCGGTTGAGCTGTCCACCGAGTCCGTCAACAAGGCTCTGGAGAACCTGGAGTTCAAGAAGACCGACTCCGAGCACAACATGGTTGTTGACTCCGAGGCACTGTTCTCCTCCGACAACGAGGGTGCATACCCGCTCATTCTGACCACCTACAACATCGTCTGCTCCAAGGGCTACGATGAGGAGACCTCCAAGCTGGTCAAGTCCTTCTTCACCACCGTCCTGGATCACCAGGATGACCAGCTGGCTGAGCAGGGATTCATCCCGGTTGAGGGTGCACACCTGGACAAGCTGAAGGCTGCTGTTGACGCTCTGCAGTAA
- the mshD gene encoding mycothiol synthase has translation MTSNAFKITEEKLPDAPELARRVKALAEQAERQDGMAPLSEQFLNGLSDSRLQHRHLVAWAGEEPCGVASLEGSTAELFIAPDFRGQGYGAALYDAAAKTPNLQAWAHGNLPAAQALAHSRDLQVTRKLVVMGIGGEELAAAARPEGLPLTALNYTEAVDKWGTDFVEEQWLKVNNEAFSWHPEQGGWDFDRLHRGMEADWFDPADLLFLWDTAEEPVLAGFHWTKWHAEETPGFGEVYVVGLAEDYRGKKLGGPLLQIGLRRMVEKGAQRVILYVEADNDPALKAYERLGFEVDEEHVVWGVCD, from the coding sequence ATGACTAGCAATGCCTTTAAGATTACGGAAGAAAAACTGCCGGACGCCCCGGAGCTGGCTCGCCGCGTAAAAGCGCTGGCTGAGCAGGCCGAACGCCAGGATGGGATGGCGCCGCTGTCGGAGCAATTCCTCAACGGTCTTAGCGATTCCCGCTTGCAGCACCGCCACCTGGTGGCCTGGGCAGGGGAGGAGCCATGCGGCGTAGCCAGTCTGGAGGGCTCTACCGCCGAGCTATTCATTGCCCCTGACTTCCGTGGGCAGGGCTATGGTGCCGCGCTTTACGACGCCGCCGCTAAGACCCCCAACCTGCAAGCTTGGGCCCATGGAAACCTGCCGGCGGCACAGGCGCTGGCGCACTCCCGCGATCTGCAGGTCACCCGCAAGCTGGTGGTCATGGGTATCGGGGGAGAAGAGCTCGCAGCAGCTGCGCGCCCCGAAGGCTTGCCACTGACCGCCCTGAATTACACCGAAGCGGTGGATAAGTGGGGCACGGATTTTGTGGAAGAGCAGTGGCTCAAGGTAAATAACGAGGCCTTTTCCTGGCATCCCGAACAAGGCGGCTGGGATTTCGATCGCCTGCACCGTGGCATGGAGGCAGACTGGTTCGACCCCGCAGACCTGCTTTTCCTGTGGGATACGGCAGAGGAGCCGGTCCTGGCCGGCTTCCACTGGACCAAGTGGCATGCGGAGGAAACTCCGGGCTTCGGTGAGGTCTACGTGGTGGGCTTGGCGGAAGACTACCGCGGTAAGAAGTTGGGCGGTCCGCTGCTGCAAATTGGCCTGCGCCGCATGGTGGAAAAGGGCGCTCAGCGGGTAATTCTTTATGTAGAAGCGGATAATGATCCGGCGCTGAAGGCGTATGAGCGCCTAGGCTTTGAAGTCGATGAAGAGCACGTCGTATGGGGCGTGTGTGACTAA
- a CDS encoding LmeA family phospholipid-binding protein, protein MSVLKIDRRIVHVLLVVCVLIAAWVADACVAMHTEHKVAQAVKANSRLDNTPDVFIGGTPYVWAAASKEIPYLEVKALDVEVPKLGMVNASTVLRDITVTPEQVMNGDIEGAPVSTYSRGISLDGVALGRLLGITDLSIANPDDISPSGGTSAEAELTGTLPGDAHKSTAKVTLRLVGPEFRMQVYDTDDERLQKAFSLNFDTRQLPLPAQATAVKMQGGTISFEVQRRNIKVQLAQLSPLEIEGSEQKAVEEAEKKAADTKHRFGPAPQTSAGE, encoded by the coding sequence GTGAGTGTTCTAAAGATTGACCGGCGCATCGTGCACGTCCTCCTCGTGGTGTGCGTGCTGATTGCGGCCTGGGTGGCGGATGCCTGCGTGGCTATGCACACGGAACACAAGGTGGCTCAAGCCGTGAAAGCCAATTCGCGGCTGGATAATACGCCGGATGTCTTCATCGGCGGCACCCCCTACGTGTGGGCGGCGGCTTCGAAGGAAATCCCTTATCTCGAGGTCAAGGCGCTGGACGTGGAGGTGCCCAAGCTGGGCATGGTCAACGCTTCGACCGTACTGCGCGATATCACCGTCACCCCAGAGCAGGTCATGAACGGAGATATTGAGGGCGCGCCCGTCTCCACCTATTCGCGCGGCATTTCCTTGGATGGTGTGGCCCTGGGCCGCCTGTTGGGAATTACCGATCTCTCGATTGCTAACCCGGACGATATTTCCCCCTCCGGTGGCACCTCTGCAGAAGCAGAGCTAACGGGCACCCTGCCTGGCGACGCCCACAAGTCCACCGCCAAGGTCACCCTCCGCCTGGTTGGTCCGGAGTTTCGCATGCAGGTCTATGACACGGACGATGAGCGCCTACAAAAGGCCTTTTCCCTCAACTTCGACACCCGCCAGCTGCCGCTTCCGGCGCAAGCGACCGCGGTAAAGATGCAGGGAGGAACCATTTCCTTCGAGGTACAGCGCCGCAATATCAAGGTGCAGCTGGCCCAGCTCTCCCCGCTAGAGATTGAAGGCTCGGAGCAAAAGGCCGTGGAAGAGGCGGAAAAGAAGGCCGCCGATACCAAGCACCGGTTCGGCCCCGCGCCGCAGACTAGCGCAGGCGAATAA
- a CDS encoding diacylglycerol/lipid kinase family protein yields MISNPNSTSQTNALFRQIVPCLQAVEGLHLKVQFTHYPGHAEEMVKGMTRDDYDVIIAVGGDGTVNEVVNGLLGPADEQRPDPQSIPALAVIPTGSANVFVRALGFPNTPMEATHVLARMLDRDLRRTIYLGTWNERWFAVNAGFGLDADVLARVDRAREQGFSATPLRYLNVAIRAWSRARKNPPHIAVKAESSSGEQLRKDDVPLLFTSNTNPWTFLGPLPVVTNPRNSFDEGLALFGLEEFSGLGGVVGLLHLFGADKRGWLNKLTKEKTVAFDDAMRVELVCREPQRFQADGESEGRFDAVTLASVKDAIEVFAPQDRREAHQRTMKEVLRDFIRLR; encoded by the coding sequence ATGATCTCGAATCCAAACTCGACCTCACAAACCAACGCCCTCTTCCGCCAAATCGTTCCCTGCCTACAAGCGGTAGAGGGCCTGCACCTCAAGGTGCAATTTACGCATTACCCTGGCCATGCAGAAGAGATGGTCAAGGGAATGACCAGGGATGACTACGACGTCATCATTGCTGTGGGCGGAGATGGAACCGTCAACGAGGTAGTCAACGGGCTCCTCGGTCCGGCGGATGAGCAGCGTCCCGATCCGCAGTCCATCCCGGCGCTGGCCGTAATTCCTACCGGCTCCGCCAATGTCTTTGTGCGCGCTCTAGGGTTCCCCAACACCCCAATGGAGGCCACCCATGTGCTGGCTCGCATGCTCGACCGGGATCTGCGCCGCACCATTTACCTAGGAACGTGGAACGAGCGGTGGTTTGCCGTCAATGCCGGCTTCGGTTTGGACGCGGATGTCCTGGCCCGCGTGGATCGCGCTCGTGAGCAGGGATTTTCGGCCACTCCGCTGCGCTACCTCAACGTTGCCATTCGGGCTTGGAGCCGTGCGCGGAAGAACCCGCCGCATATTGCAGTCAAGGCCGAGTCCAGCAGCGGCGAACAGCTGCGCAAGGACGATGTGCCACTGCTGTTTACCTCGAATACCAACCCGTGGACTTTCCTGGGCCCGCTGCCGGTAGTGACTAACCCGCGCAATTCCTTCGATGAGGGCCTTGCCCTGTTTGGGTTGGAGGAGTTTAGCGGGCTCGGCGGCGTTGTCGGCCTGTTGCACCTCTTCGGTGCTGATAAGCGCGGATGGCTCAATAAGCTCACCAAGGAAAAGACGGTGGCCTTCGACGACGCCATGCGGGTAGAGCTCGTCTGCCGCGAACCGCAGCGTTTCCAAGCCGATGGAGAATCGGAGGGGCGCTTTGACGCGGTTACCTTGGCCTCCGTGAAGGATGCCATTGAGGTATTCGCCCCGCAGGATAGGCGGGAGGCCCATCAGCGCACGATGAAGGAAGTTCTCCGGGACTTTATTCGCCTGCGCTAG
- a CDS encoding FABP family protein, which produces MSENNNETTPENIETTAASHPENDPGKLNGNDAVNQAAEQWKDAASRNIPALELGDTPVPDDTANLRQGPSLHDGLLGLLPLVGVWQGEGQAHDTKGQEYTFGQQLVIAHDGENYLTFSSRTWKIDTEGKPEGPSVRETGFWRISEKDEIEVTYTSSTGIVEIFYGEPFNDRAWQLESASTMVTETGPKNLGPGKRMYGLMPNNNLGWVDERMVDGEMRPYMSAELTRIAG; this is translated from the coding sequence ATGAGCGAAAATAATAATGAAACCACCCCTGAAAACATCGAGACCACCGCGGCTTCCCACCCGGAAAACGATCCAGGAAAACTCAATGGCAACGATGCCGTGAACCAGGCTGCCGAGCAGTGGAAGGACGCCGCTAGCCGCAATATCCCCGCTCTCGAGCTGGGCGATACCCCGGTACCGGACGATACCGCGAACCTGCGCCAGGGCCCGTCGCTGCACGACGGCCTGTTGGGACTACTCCCCCTTGTGGGCGTCTGGCAGGGCGAGGGCCAAGCCCACGATACGAAGGGCCAGGAATACACCTTTGGCCAGCAGCTGGTCATCGCCCACGACGGCGAGAATTACCTGACCTTTAGCTCCCGCACCTGGAAGATCGATACCGAAGGCAAGCCGGAAGGCCCATCCGTGCGCGAGACCGGCTTCTGGCGCATCTCGGAAAAGGATGAAATCGAGGTCACCTACACCTCTTCTACCGGCATCGTGGAAATCTTCTACGGCGAACCCTTCAATGACCGCGCATGGCAGCTGGAATCCGCCTCCACCATGGTCACTGAAACCGGCCCGAAGAACCTAGGCCCAGGCAAGCGCATGTACGGCCTCATGCCCAATAACAACCTGGGCTGGGTAGACGAGCGCATGGTTGATGGCGAGATGCGTCCCTACATGTCGGCGGAGCTCACCCGCATCGCAGGCTAA
- a CDS encoding aminodeoxychorismate lyase, with protein sequence MKFSPRKEPVIYVVEPFGGSVRRHMPTLPLIYADDAAVTRGDGIFESLLVRGGKAANLQRHAQRFCDSARTMNLPEPPMDKWEEATRLAIADFCGDEQGDAKCTWTYTRGRASTGRPSAWVVVQPIEEKVLEQRAHGVAVMTSPRLWHVAEELPAKTLNYAATMAMLRMAREKGFEDLILTDPDTGEILEGATSTVVAVKGEKLRTAAGRGILPGTTQAALFAHAKEKGYRCKAKPLTVEYLEKADSVWLVSSVRVAARVTRLNDKKLKAPDNVDVIRDLIDAALGV encoded by the coding sequence ATGAAGTTTTCGCCGCGAAAAGAGCCGGTCATCTACGTTGTGGAGCCCTTTGGAGGGTCGGTACGCAGGCACATGCCCACGTTGCCTCTCATCTATGCCGACGATGCCGCGGTCACCCGCGGCGACGGCATCTTTGAATCCCTGCTCGTGCGCGGAGGCAAAGCCGCTAACCTGCAGCGCCACGCGCAGCGCTTCTGCGATTCAGCTCGCACGATGAACCTGCCGGAGCCGCCCATGGACAAGTGGGAAGAAGCCACCCGGCTCGCCATCGCGGACTTCTGCGGGGACGAGCAAGGCGATGCTAAATGCACGTGGACCTATACCCGCGGGCGCGCTTCTACGGGGCGGCCGAGCGCGTGGGTTGTGGTGCAGCCGATTGAGGAGAAGGTGCTAGAGCAGCGCGCCCACGGCGTCGCCGTCATGACAAGCCCCCGCCTGTGGCACGTAGCGGAGGAATTGCCCGCCAAGACGCTCAATTACGCGGCCACCATGGCGATGCTGCGCATGGCGCGGGAGAAGGGCTTTGAGGATCTCATCCTCACCGATCCGGACACCGGAGAAATTCTCGAGGGCGCCACCTCTACCGTGGTGGCCGTCAAGGGCGAGAAACTGCGCACCGCGGCCGGGCGCGGGATCCTGCCCGGCACCACGCAAGCGGCGCTCTTCGCCCATGCCAAAGAGAAAGGCTATCGCTGCAAGGCCAAGCCGCTGACCGTGGAATATCTGGAAAAGGCGGACTCGGTGTGGTTGGTGTCCTCGGTGCGCGTTGCCGCGCGCGTAACTAGGCTCAATGACAAAAAATTAAAGGCCCCGGACAACGTGGACGTCATCCGAGACCTTATTGATGCAGCGCTTGGAGTTTAG
- the ygfZ gene encoding CAF17-like 4Fe-4S cluster assembly/insertion protein YgfZ, producing the protein MSYSSPLLQRAGAAEHQDATVLDAQGVAWHYGNPLGEQRAADGGTIVIDRSQRRVIRVSGKDAAEFLNNLLSQKLDDAPVGFTAGALDLDIQGHILHHMDIVRTDDAFLIDVPGAQFDSLFKFLTMMVFWSEVTVEEADIAILTLLGEADVSLPPMVEFSRQVQWPGIKRVDLGIPRESLVEATKHLEESGARLAGLMAFTAERVRAREPELAADLDNKSIPHEVSQWISRSTANPAHVHLNKGCYRGQETVARVENLGRSPRLLVQLHLDGSAPQRPNVGDDITFNGRKVGRIGTIVDDCDFGPIALGLVKRSALDAGTLEVGDTAASIDPSSIPEDEGPKAGREAVNRLRGR; encoded by the coding sequence GTGAGTTATTCTTCGCCTCTTCTGCAGCGCGCCGGTGCCGCGGAGCACCAGGACGCGACCGTACTCGATGCCCAGGGCGTAGCCTGGCACTATGGCAATCCGCTGGGCGAGCAACGGGCCGCCGATGGCGGCACCATCGTCATTGACCGCTCCCAGCGCCGCGTCATTCGCGTGAGCGGCAAGGATGCCGCCGAGTTTCTGAATAATCTGCTTTCACAGAAGCTTGACGACGCCCCCGTGGGTTTCACCGCCGGCGCCCTCGACCTGGACATCCAAGGCCACATCCTCCACCACATGGATATCGTGCGGACCGACGACGCCTTTCTTATTGACGTCCCCGGGGCGCAATTCGACTCCCTCTTTAAGTTCCTCACCATGATGGTCTTTTGGTCCGAGGTCACCGTAGAGGAAGCCGATATCGCCATCCTTACCCTCCTGGGTGAGGCCGATGTTTCGCTGCCACCCATGGTGGAGTTTTCCCGCCAGGTCCAGTGGCCGGGAATCAAGCGCGTTGACCTGGGCATTCCGCGGGAATCCTTGGTCGAGGCAACGAAACACCTGGAGGAATCCGGTGCGCGGCTAGCGGGGCTCATGGCGTTTACCGCCGAGCGCGTCCGTGCCCGCGAGCCGGAGCTGGCAGCAGATCTGGATAATAAGTCCATCCCCCACGAGGTGTCGCAGTGGATCAGCCGCAGCACTGCTAACCCGGCCCACGTTCACCTCAATAAGGGCTGCTACCGCGGCCAGGAAACGGTGGCGCGCGTAGAAAATCTGGGCCGCTCCCCTCGCCTATTGGTGCAGCTGCACCTCGACGGCTCCGCGCCGCAACGTCCAAATGTGGGCGATGACATTACTTTCAACGGACGTAAGGTAGGCCGCATCGGCACAATTGTGGATGACTGCGATTTCGGCCCCATCGCCCTCGGCCTAGTGAAGCGCTCTGCGCTGGACGCCGGCACCCTAGAAGTGGGCGATACCGCGGCGTCTATCGATCCTTCCTCCATCCCCGAGGATGAGGGCCCCAAGGCTGGGCGCGAGGCAGTAAACCGGCTGCGCGGGCGTTAG
- a CDS encoding DUF3073 domain-containing protein, which produces MGRGRAKAKQTKVARQLKYNSPEMDIESLQRELAAQQEGDSRDYEEDDPYADYVDEWDDDDRDER; this is translated from the coding sequence ATGGGACGCGGACGCGCAAAGGCAAAGCAGACCAAAGTTGCACGCCAGCTCAAGTACAACTCACCCGAGATGGATATCGAGTCCCTACAACGGGAACTCGCCGCACAGCAAGAGGGTGACTCCCGCGATTATGAAGAGGATGACCCATACGCCGACTACGTCGACGAATGGGACGATGACGACCGCGACGAACGCTAA